A segment of the Zingiber officinale cultivar Zhangliang chromosome 8B, Zo_v1.1, whole genome shotgun sequence genome:
CCTCTCCGCGAACCACTCCTCCAAACTCCTCTCCGTCAAGACCGCGGGATTAATCTCTTCGCCTCCATCGCCTCATTCACGCTTCCTTCACACTGCCCAATCTCTTTGATTCATGGGATTAATCTCTTACCCGTCCGATATCGAGCAGTTCTTCCTTTTGCTTCAACAGGCGaaggcgaaaaggtttccttttgAACTCTCCGGCGGAACGCGAGCATCCCGTGAGAACGTTGCTTCGATTCATGGGTATCCAGTCCGATCTCCGGCTTCCGGCCTTTGTTCACGCAAGGTACTAGATATCTGAAGCCCTCTGGATCGCTTTGTGGTTCTGCTAGAGAGATCTCTAAGTTTTTTTGTCCTCGATTTGTTTTAGAATTTAGATCTCGCTTCTGGATCCCTTCTGAACCTGTTCGGATCGATTCTTTTCTGGAGATTTGCCTTCCGTTCTGGTTTGCTTCTATTTTTTTTCTGGATcccttatgtttttttttcctgtTGCTGTTTGAGCCTCGTGCAGTAGCTTTTGGCTCCGGTTACAACCATAGTGGCGTTTACGTTTGCCCGGTGGAGTTGGGTTTGATGTGGTGATTTTTCTTTCCGCCGTTGGTGGACTAGCCCGCGCATCTCTATAATCCTTACTCTGCGTCGATGGCGATCCAGCAACAGGAGGTTAAGCTCTTTAATCGCTGGTCGTTAGACGATGTCGATGTTAGAACTCTCACTCCGTGGTGTTTCCGCAGCCTGTTGCTCTTAGCACTTGCGTTGACCATGTGAATCTCATGATGTTATTTAGCACGTATGATCTGCTTTAAGGTTGATTTTCGATATTTTTAGGCCTTATCtgccattttttttaaatataatctttgcATGATGTGTTAGTAATACTTGGAATTTTAGATAACCAGTTCATGCTTTGAGAGAGCTAGGATTTTTCAGTATGCACAAATGAAAAATACGGCCTTTATTATCTATCAGTTCACAGATTTTTGTGGAGTACGTATTGATTTACCGGCAATAGCTTGTACAAGCGCTGATTACCCAACTTTTCCTACACTTTATTTTACCAACAACAGATTGCACAAACAGAGATAAGATTATAGTAGCCGACCAAACATGGCTCCATGATCGAGCAAACAGTGAACTTTGATTTATCATCATACTGTATCTGAATTGCAATATGCCTATAAAGAGCAAATACTGGATAAATTAtgtttgtttaaatttatttgcaCACTTTTTAGTTGAATTATAGTATGCAACACATCTTTCAATCCACATAGTCATAAAATGGAGATGTTCTCCTATTATTTACTCCAGCAAGATTAGATTAATCTTCTGCTAACTCCAGGTCAGTGACATGTCTCTTGCTGATTACATCGCTGTGACTCCTCCAAAACATGCTACATACCTTCCTCATACTGCTGGAAGATATTCTGCTAAGAGGTTCCGCAAGGCTCAGTGCCCAATTATTGAAAGACTTACCAATTCTTTGATGATGCATGGCCGGAACAATGGAAAGAAGCTTATGGCTGTCTGCATAATTAAACATGCTATGGAAATTATTCATTTGCTTACTGATGCAAATCCAATCCAAATTGTGGTTGATGCGATCATTAACAggtaattgaattttaaacttgaaTCTCATTGCAAGGATGGGTAATGAGGCATACTACATTTCACTTCTCAACCTTGTTTCAGAAAAACTTTTAAGACTAACCCAAGGCAACTATCTAATAAATAAAGATGGAAACATTGTGTACTAgttatgcatatcaaaatgatTTTGTTTTTGCTTTGATTTCAGGATTGCATGTTAATCTCACTTGAGTGTGCTTGAAACttgtatattatttttattagcaTAAACATTATATTATGTTAATCTCACTTGAGTGTCGCCGGTGCGCAGAGGGAGCACGCCGCGCTCATGCAAGCCCAGAGGAAGTTTCAGATCGCCCACTACGGGAGGACTCCGGCCAAGATCGAGGAGTTGGCGGGTTCTATTGAGTGTCCCGGCATTGCCATGAGCGCCTcccaagaagagaagaagtgCAGCTTCATAACACTGAGTTCAGGTACCAAAAGAGGGCTTTTACAAATTACAATAAACTCAAAGAAAAATTAGGGCAAATTACTAATTGTTCCATCCTCTTACTAATGTATACACAGATCCTGTGTATGTTGCTTATCATGATGAGGAATGGGGAGTTCCAGTTCATGATGACAGGTGATTACTTCCATAAATTTCTTAATCTTATCTACACAAATTTCAACTAAATTTACATGTTGACAAGATTCAGATGGATAAACTTGCAGGGTGTTGTTTGAGTTGCTTGTTCTAACAGGAGCTCAAGTGGGGATGGACTGGACTACTATACTGAAGAAGAGGAATGAATTCAGGTTAGAACTAATGCTAGAAACAGTTTTTATTCAGAGGAAAATATTTGTTTCGAACAATTTAGAATCTTGAAAGAAATGTTGTGTGGCAGGGTGGCATTTGCTGAATTTGATGCAGAGTCTGTCTCCAAGTTCACAGAGAAGCAGATGGTTTCCATCAGTGTGGAACTGAAGTTGGATTTAGGAAGAGTTAGAGGaatatcactatctactttgaaacagaattagtgttaattttaatatttactagcttcttatgtaattaaatactaatattacttcaatgtcattattctattattttggtatgagtttgaaatcattagctgagttgattatatgtaaaatttgaatctagacatggtaaaagaaaaataatagtttcgtaaatataaaaataatgattttaaaataatttttttaattttttttctttaaaacgacaacgcttttaaagcgtttcaaaaagtgttgtctttgtaaaaaaacaacaacgcttttaaagcttTGTAATAGCGTTGTcttcgctacaaacgacaacgctttaaaagcgttgtcgttgagcagacttttaacaacagtccctttaacaacgctttttcagacacaaagacaacgctttaaaagcgttttctattagcttttttcttgtagtgtctggGCACACCTCAATCCCTAAGACTTATGCTTGGACTCGCTTGTCTTCATGGCAGTCTACAAGTTATGTACCCTCTCTGACTCCACCTAAGCCATGCCCCTAGCAACTTGGGTCTTCTCCTCGGCAGTCTGAAGATAAGACTGCATCGGGTTGTTGAGGGTAGTTAGATCAAAAATGCGTCTAGTGGTCATGGGAGATTCCAGCTCCCAAAGGTGAGCCCTCAGAGACTCATCCTCTCGCTGCAGACCGACCATGTATTGTGATATGCTAAGTCCTAGGGCATAGGTCTGTCGAAAGCAGAGGAGGATTAGCATTATCATTATCTCAAGAgtatgaaaaagaaagaaaaaactcACTGGAACTAGCTGTTGCGAGAACATGCCAGGTAACTCCAGTTGTGGGCCTTCCAAAATTTGGTCAGCAGCAGTTTTCCATGAGTCATCCAGGGCCTGTGGAATTACACCTGACCACAGAGGGGAGAGGCGCTGGCAGAAGGAATGGGGCCCAGCACTTGTAGAGACGGCAGCTGGAAGGAGGAGGTGAAGACATACTTGCTTTTGAGGCGCTCCTTGGGGTGGGAAGAAGAAGCAGGTGCCGAAGTTGGAGCAGAAGGTGGAAGAGAGGGGGTCGCGAAGTCCCCGGGCTAGTCTCCTGCTCGAGAGCTGGTCCACTCCGAGACGAAGACAGGAACAGGAGAAGAAGTCACAGCCTTTGTTGCTGAAGAAGGGGTCACCCGGGCAGGGGTTTTTGCCTTAGAGGAGGCTTGCGAGAGGGGAGGCCTCAAGGGAGAAGTTTGGACTGGGATAACTCGCTTCCTCTTGTGCTAGAGGCGCAAAAGCTTTTCGGGAGCTAGAGAGGGAGCCCTTACACCGACGGTCACCTCGGTGGGGAGGGATTTAGTTCCCTGGCCCTCAGGGCCCCCAGATTGTTGTGAGGAAGCCTCCGCTGAGGCGCTAGCCTGAGGTTCTTGAGGAACCTACTAGCTCGCCAAAATCTCTTGGCCCCACTTCTTCAAAATATCGCTTGGCAACCTAGAAGAGTCAAGGGTATAAGTGTGAAACATGGTGGCTTCTGCAAAACAAAAAGAAGGTACCTTAGTTAGCAAAGACCTGGAAGGGGAGACATTggatcttaccaaaaggagcgcCTATAGGCGTTTGGATAGGTCTAAGCCCGAAAGTGTATAACACACTCTCTCGCAATATCAAGGAAAGCCGAAGCCGCACTCCCTCCAGTTTCTCTGAAGTTGTGAGGCAATTTGGCTGATGTTGGTGGTCACACAGCTCAGAGGGAGTTGGAAGGGTGTAACGCTACTTAACGGGCCAAGACACGGACTCGGGTAACTAGACATAGAAGAATCGAGACTTCCAACCCTTGTTGGAAGAAGGCATTCCCTCGAAAAACTTGTACCCGGTCCGGGATTGCACCATGAAGACACTAAGTTCCAAGCATTTGAGGGCATACAAATGGTGGAAAAGCTGTAGAGTCAAGGGGATTTGATACAGGCGACAAAGGATCATCATTCCACACATAGCACGAAAGGCATTAGAGGCGAATTGAGATAGTGGAATGTCGAAGTATCGGCTCACAGAAGAGAAGAAAGGATGGATGggaaagcgaagaccgccgagaagctgatccttgaaaaaggtcACAAAATCGGCAGGAGAAGAAGAAGGGTGATCATCGGGCCTCGGAGGGTGGAGCTTGTAGACTAGAATGAATAAGGTTGCAGACTAGAATGAATTGACTTAAGATCACTCCTGTCCAAGTCAGAACGAAAGTACGCATACCAGGACACTTCCGTCTCGCCAGCCATTGTAGGATCGCAAAAAGGAGTGAAAGATGAAGAAGGAGGAGTACTTACAGAAGAGATGCACAAAGAATAAGGTGAGCAAGTGaaagcaagaagaaaaagaaaggtcgAAGGAAGACGAAGCGATAAGGAACAACGACGGAcaacctttagggtttttaaatcAAAAGCCTTAGGAAACATCGGGAAATGAGTCGGGCAACTAAAATGACATAGTACATGTCAACTGTCAGATCGAGAAGCGGAAGCGATTTGGGGTCGTGTGCAAAAAGCGTGTGTAATACATTATGATGAGTAAAGTTCATGGGACACGTGTCATCTCCCTatgaaaggacatttatgatggaagtgatagAAAAATCATGGAGAGGGATATGCGAATAGGAATGCCCTACCTTATGAAGACCATGCCTCAAGGACTGAAAATTCCATGCGGCGGCCTcgggaaatgaagaagaagacggcgagaagtgtttatcaaaattcgGTGCCTTTACTCCTCCTCAAAATCAGAGTAaggtttaaatttgactaaagATTTATGTATTTCACTTTGTGGTCACAGGAGTATTAGGTTAAGTCCTCGAGCATAATCCCTTCAAGCCACAAATGTTGTTCGTCCAAACCAATTCCtgatcaggtctccagatcaagtccgagtcagatctccagatcaattcctggtcaggtctccagatcaagtcctggtcagacctttagatcaattcctggtcaagcctccagattgcttcctagtcaggcctccagattgcttcctggtcaggcctccagattgctTTCTGGTCAAGCCTCCAGATCACTTCtcggtcaggcctccagattgcttcctggtcaggcctccagatcacaTCTCAGTCAGGCCTCCAGATTGTTTCCTAGTCAGGACTCCAGATTGCtccctggtcaggcctccaggtCACATCtcggtcaggcctccagattgcttcctggtcaggcctccagatcactTCTCAGTTAGGCctctagactcttgccccagtacgagttataagtgagctttctcttatgaccaacgacctcttggtcgggattccagactctcgccctaacgtgagttataagtgagcatgctctgacgcctccagactctcagcCCAGcgcaaattataagtgagcatgatctcatacctccagactctcgccctagcacgagttataagtgagcatgctctcacgaccaacgacctctcggttgggattccagactctcgccctagtgtgagttagaagtgagcatgctctcacgcctccagactctcgccccagcgtaatttataagtgagcttgctcttacAACCAACGACCTTACTGTTGGTATTCTAAACTCTCACTCCAGCGCGAAttataagtaagcttgctctcacgaccaacgacctctcggtcgggattccagactcttgccccaacgTGAGtaataagtgagcttgctctcacgaccaaagaCCTCTTggttgggattccagactctcgccccagcgcgagttataagtgattatgctctcacacctccagactctcg
Coding sequences within it:
- the LOC122013975 gene encoding 40S ribosomal protein S5-like, giving the protein MAIQQQEVKLFNRWSLDDVDVSDMSLADYIAVTPPKHATYLPHTAGRYSAKRFRKAQCPIIERLTNSLMMHGRNNGKKLMAVCIIKHAMEIIHLLTDANPIQIVVDAIINRIAC
- the LOC122013976 gene encoding DNA-3-methyladenine glycosylase 1-like gives rise to the protein MQAQRKFQIAHYGRTPAKIEELAGSIECPGIAMSASQEEKKCSFITLSSDPVYVAYHDEEWGVPVHDDRVLFELLVLTGAQVGMDWTTILKKRNEFRVAFAEFDAESVSKFTEKQMVSISVELKLDLGRVRGISLSTLKQ